Proteins encoded by one window of Sulfurospirillum barnesii SES-3:
- a CDS encoding diguanylate cyclase, with amino-acid sequence MRILFLSFLFNVTLFANLPKETISLQLAWLHQFQSAGFYVALEKGFYEAENLDVTIKEYTSHTQPVQDVLEGKSHYGVVNGSSLLIDRHNQKPVVALMALFQRDPSILISTNPSIKNPYDLKYKHILMSDEDYRSVGMLAMLMSHGIKREELFLHHHSLNLNDLITQKVDAMACYISNEPFMLHEQAVAFTVLNPMDYGFNFYGDVLFSSENELLLHPQRTKAFYNATKKGWEWAFSHIDETAQLIYEKYNTQNKSLEALRYEGEKLKALAFDEEGFFGTLKSKKFEEIMGIYKVSGFIKKETSLEGFLDPLSFAKQTIRIGVLASRDESNTLSRSWNENAKYLSSLFPYHRFEVIPLNFDAMEQSVKNHAIEFAITNPLQAIQLEHRYGLGRIATLSSYYKNKHYSEYGSLIFTRSNAKEINTYEDVRGKKIGAVSPNSFGGYLIGMKELALEKNEKIIFLETHFNVMKAVLEGSVDVGIVRSDMVEHMVDEGLMDLKEIKVLGAKTYPDFPFLISTELYPGWILAKTSHTKDALSNELLSTLLKLSNTPTNPYFYGVNTTFDYSKVHHLLKELHLYPYENEPFTFKDVYTRYQFLFLSSAIAFVIILAFSGYIQFLNRKLRQYTHKIERFNETLEQEVNERTYELSLLNSKLKDLANIDELTNIANRRYFLLLATQYFHAAKRNSTPLYILSLDIDFFKRVNDTYGHAIGDEVLKIFCKNVQATLRKSDLFGRIGGEEFCVCAQNIPLEGALTLAERIRKNVENSHENIANLTIPTITVSIGISVMQPEDLEIFDTIKRSDEALYKAKNSGRNQVQMV; translated from the coding sequence ATGCGTATACTCTTTTTATCGTTTCTCTTTAACGTGACTCTTTTTGCCAACCTACCCAAAGAGACTATTTCCCTTCAACTTGCATGGCTTCATCAATTTCAATCCGCTGGATTTTATGTTGCGCTAGAGAAAGGATTTTATGAGGCGGAAAATCTTGATGTTACGATTAAAGAGTACACGTCTCACACCCAACCTGTTCAAGATGTGTTAGAGGGAAAAAGTCATTACGGTGTCGTCAATGGATCATCTTTGTTGATTGATAGACATAACCAAAAACCTGTGGTCGCATTGATGGCTCTCTTTCAAAGAGACCCTTCTATTCTTATTAGCACCAATCCCTCTATCAAAAACCCATACGATCTGAAATACAAACACATTTTGATGTCCGATGAAGATTACCGTTCCGTTGGAATGCTTGCCATGTTAATGAGCCATGGCATTAAACGTGAAGAGCTCTTTTTACACCATCACTCGCTCAATTTAAACGATTTAATCACTCAAAAGGTTGATGCAATGGCATGCTACATTTCCAATGAACCTTTTATGCTTCATGAACAAGCTGTTGCTTTCACCGTTTTAAATCCTATGGACTATGGCTTCAATTTTTACGGGGATGTGCTTTTTAGTTCTGAAAATGAACTCTTACTCCACCCTCAAAGAACAAAAGCATTTTATAATGCCACGAAAAAAGGCTGGGAATGGGCATTTTCACATATCGATGAAACCGCACAACTGATTTATGAAAAATACAATACACAAAACAAAAGTCTCGAAGCCCTACGCTATGAGGGAGAAAAACTGAAAGCTTTGGCTTTTGATGAAGAGGGTTTTTTTGGTACGCTGAAAAGCAAAAAATTTGAAGAAATTATGGGTATTTATAAGGTTAGTGGATTTATAAAAAAAGAGACCTCTTTAGAGGGATTTCTCGATCCACTTTCTTTTGCGAAACAAACTATTCGCATTGGTGTTCTTGCAAGCCGTGATGAAAGCAATACCCTCTCACGTTCATGGAATGAAAACGCAAAATACCTCTCTTCACTCTTTCCGTATCATCGCTTTGAAGTTATTCCTCTTAATTTTGATGCAATGGAACAAAGTGTTAAAAATCATGCTATTGAATTTGCTATTACCAACCCTTTGCAAGCCATTCAACTTGAACATCGCTATGGACTAGGACGCATTGCAACACTGAGTTCTTATTATAAAAACAAACACTACAGTGAATATGGAAGCCTTATTTTCACACGTTCTAATGCTAAAGAGATTAACACTTATGAGGATGTTAGGGGTAAAAAAATTGGCGCTGTTTCACCCAACTCTTTTGGAGGATACCTCATTGGTATGAAAGAATTAGCCCTAGAAAAAAATGAAAAAATCATATTTTTAGAGACCCATTTTAATGTCATGAAAGCAGTATTGGAGGGAAGTGTTGATGTCGGTATTGTTCGCAGCGATATGGTTGAGCATATGGTTGATGAGGGACTAATGGATTTGAAAGAGATTAAGGTTTTAGGGGCAAAAACCTATCCTGATTTTCCATTTCTTATCAGTACCGAACTCTATCCAGGCTGGATTTTAGCCAAAACATCTCATACAAAAGATGCACTCTCCAACGAACTCTTAAGTACGCTCTTAAAATTATCAAATACCCCTACGAACCCATATTTTTATGGTGTTAACACTACTTTTGACTACTCCAAAGTGCATCACCTTCTAAAAGAGTTGCATCTTTATCCGTATGAAAACGAACCCTTTACCTTTAAAGATGTTTACACACGCTATCAATTTCTCTTCTTAAGCAGTGCCATTGCTTTTGTCATTATCCTTGCTTTTAGTGGATACATTCAATTCTTAAACCGTAAATTACGCCAATACACACACAAAATTGAACGCTTTAACGAGACCCTAGAACAAGAGGTTAATGAACGCACCTATGAACTCTCCTTGCTCAACTCAAAACTCAAAGACCTCGCCAACATCGACGAATTGACCAATATTGCCAACCGAAGATATTTTTTGCTGCTTGCTACGCAATATTTTCATGCGGCTAAGCGCAATTCCACACCTTTGTATATTCTCTCTTTAGATATTGATTTTTTTAAACGTGTCAACGATACCTATGGTCATGCAATTGGGGATGAAGTACTTAAAATCTTTTGTAAAAATGTTCAAGCCACTCTTCGTAAAAGTGACCTTTTTGGACGAATTGGTGGAGAAGAATTTTGCGTGTGCGCACAAAACATCCCTTTAGAAGGAGCACTGACACTAGCAGAGAGAATTCGTAAAAATGTTGAAAATAGCCATGAAAACATTGCCAACTTAACGATACCCACCATTACAGTAAGCATTGGAATCAGTGTGATGCAGCCTGAGGATTTAGAAATTTTTGACACCATTAAACGCTCTGATGAAGCCCTTTATAAAGCTAAGAACAGTGGACGAAATCAGGTACAAATGGTTTAG
- a CDS encoding riboflavin synthase, with translation MFTGLIREFAEVVSYANTVLSLRANYKPAIGDSIAINGACLTVIELFESGFSVELSLESRSLLALENLKGKVHMEPALALGDRLDGHMVQGHVDCVGVIESLTQRENGLDIEISLPKDSLKFVIPKGSVSIDGVSLTVNEVKKESFRLTIIPHTLEKTLIASYKVGRRVNVETDMFARYLYHMFQKKEALDWNGVDRIMATY, from the coding sequence ATGTTTACAGGATTGATTCGAGAATTTGCGGAAGTGGTAAGTTACGCTAACACGGTTTTAAGCCTTCGTGCCAACTACAAACCTGCTATTGGCGATAGCATTGCGATTAATGGTGCGTGTTTAACAGTCATAGAACTTTTTGAGAGTGGTTTTAGTGTCGAGCTCTCTTTGGAGAGTCGCTCTCTTTTAGCCCTTGAAAATCTTAAAGGAAAGGTGCACATGGAGCCCGCACTTGCTCTAGGTGATAGGCTTGATGGGCATATGGTACAAGGACATGTGGATTGTGTGGGGGTGATTGAGAGCTTAACGCAAAGAGAAAATGGCTTAGATATTGAAATCTCACTTCCTAAAGACTCTTTAAAATTTGTGATTCCTAAGGGGAGTGTGAGTATTGATGGGGTGAGTTTAACGGTCAATGAGGTGAAAAAAGAGAGTTTTCGTTTGACGATTATTCCGCATACGCTCGAAAAAACGCTGATTGCTTCGTATAAAGTAGGGCGCAGGGTTAATGTGGAGACCGATATGTTCGCACGCTATCTCTACCATATGTTTCAGAAAAAAGAGGCGTTGGACTGGAATGGTGTGGATCGTATTATGGCGACGTATTGA
- a CDS encoding 5-oxoprolinase subunit PxpA gives MIRLNCDAGESFGSWKMGLDEAIMPYVDMANFACGFHAGDPLIMDKSIQLALKHGVSIGAHPAYPDLVGFGRRSMACSLEEIEAMVIYQIGALQGFATAHNATLSYVKPHGGLYNDMMKNERIFEAVAKAVARVNPRLKLMILSMVDTSVHERIAKALGLELLYEVFADRAYDDAGLLVPRTQKGAVLHDVQQVLARLKLLQKEGVLETISGKKIALRADTLCVHGDNEEAVLLVETLRKSM, from the coding sequence ATGATACGTCTAAATTGTGATGCGGGTGAGAGTTTTGGTTCGTGGAAGATGGGATTGGATGAGGCGATTATGCCTTATGTTGATATGGCAAATTTTGCATGTGGATTTCATGCAGGAGATCCTTTGATTATGGATAAGTCCATTCAATTGGCGCTCAAACACGGGGTTAGCATTGGTGCGCATCCTGCTTATCCTGATTTGGTAGGGTTTGGTAGGCGTAGTATGGCGTGCTCTTTGGAGGAGATTGAAGCCATGGTGATTTATCAAATTGGTGCTTTGCAAGGTTTTGCGACAGCGCACAATGCTACGCTTTCTTACGTAAAACCCCACGGGGGACTTTACAACGATATGATGAAAAATGAACGCATTTTTGAGGCGGTTGCTAAGGCTGTGGCTCGGGTTAATCCTCGCTTAAAGCTGATGATTCTCTCCATGGTTGATACGTCGGTACATGAGCGCATTGCTAAGGCATTGGGCTTAGAACTTTTGTATGAAGTGTTTGCGGATAGGGCGTATGATGATGCGGGTTTATTGGTGCCTCGTACACAAAAGGGTGCCGTACTTCATGATGTTCAGCAGGTTTTGGCACGTCTAAAATTGCTGCAAAAAGAGGGTGTCTTAGAGACGATTTCGGGTAAAAAAATTGCATTAAGAGCAGATACCTTATGTGTTCATGGAGACAATGAAGAGGCTGTTTTGTTGGTAGAAACACTGAGGAAAAGCATGTGA
- the pgeF gene encoding peptidoglycan editing factor PgeF, translated as MRYLFTERCGGVSEGAFSTLNLALHVNDNALHVKENRDILREKIGARAVVFMEQVHKDAVVVVEHEAMNPTCDAMITNQKGIALAVMVADCLPLLMYDPIHEAIGVAHAGREGSKQGIGVKCVEAMMHHFGTEVKEVRVMMGPCIGACCYEVGKEVTQGFESVLHVKNERLFLDLLTYNLNTFAAMGILDENIERSTVCTCCDERYFSYRREKTTGRFAGVICL; from the coding sequence ATGCGCTATTTGTTTACTGAGCGCTGTGGCGGTGTAAGCGAAGGGGCTTTTTCAACATTGAATTTAGCGTTACATGTAAACGATAATGCTTTACATGTAAAGGAAAATCGAGACATTTTACGTGAAAAAATAGGTGCACGTGCGGTTGTTTTTATGGAGCAGGTACACAAAGATGCGGTTGTTGTAGTAGAACACGAAGCCATGAATCCAACGTGCGATGCGATGATAACCAACCAAAAAGGCATTGCACTGGCGGTGATGGTGGCAGATTGTCTTCCTCTTTTGATGTATGATCCCATTCATGAAGCCATTGGTGTGGCGCATGCAGGACGTGAGGGAAGCAAGCAGGGGATTGGCGTAAAATGTGTGGAGGCGATGATGCACCATTTTGGCACCGAGGTGAAAGAGGTACGTGTGATGATGGGACCTTGCATTGGGGCATGTTGTTATGAGGTAGGCAAAGAGGTAACCCAGGGCTTTGAAAGTGTTTTACATGTAAAGAATGAACGCCTGTTTTTAGACCTTCTCACCTACAATCTCAACACCTTTGCTGCTATGGGTATTTTAGATGAAAATATAGAGCGTTCAACCGTGTGTACGTGCTGTGATGAAAGGTATTTTTCATACCGTAGAGAGAAGACAACAGGGCGTTTTGCGGGAGTAATTTGCTTATGA
- a CDS encoding methyl-accepting chemotaxis protein: MQQWSISKKIYLPLFGSIFIGFLLILTFSYLSIQSIENDVYKSEEESLKVYVTNQLNAQYDVALTNAITIASNYYVMQSLINQDRSLAMKGLQELTQLYKEQTTYKEAQIHIHTHDIKSFLRDWMPNKFGDDLSSFRQTIKKVKESKKPLKAIEMGVAGMSLRGVAPVLKETEYLGSVEFINSFDAVVVNAKKDLGASVMFLTDKKLLNLSATAKDALLAKDTALSQKKEISNIKLFEEIKELNLASMGARFTTQNYFVVREELLSFDGSRAGEVLIAKELEAVKAVVHEAQYVLIKQLLIMGVVTSFIMAMLILALNKMVITPIQELKQRAENLSSGDGDLTKKMEIKSGDEIGQTSKAFNLFIDKVRTTVSLAKSSSNENASVANELSSTALEVGKRAEETALIVNDTHHMSQSMKEELANSLQKAEASKEEINTAHAKLIQAKEQILKMAAQVQSNAHIEIELARQISQLSQDADQVKGVLTVISDIADQTNLLALNAAIEAARAGEHGRGFAVVADEVRNLAERTQKSLTEINATINVIVQAINDASDHMNTNSKSMENLTLIASSVEQNITETTIIMDNATLSSEHTVQDYVQTGKKIDAIVTKIEQINTITLSNTRSMEEVSGATDHLSGLTENLNSVLGNFRT; the protein is encoded by the coding sequence ATGCAACAGTGGTCCATTTCCAAAAAAATTTACCTTCCTTTGTTTGGGAGTATTTTTATTGGTTTTCTTTTAATTCTTACCTTTTCTTATCTGAGCATTCAATCCATCGAAAATGACGTCTACAAGAGTGAAGAAGAAAGTTTAAAGGTCTATGTTACCAATCAATTAAACGCCCAATACGATGTTGCATTAACCAATGCCATTACCATTGCCTCAAACTATTATGTCATGCAATCCTTGATCAATCAAGACCGTAGCCTTGCGATGAAAGGGCTTCAAGAGCTCACCCAACTCTACAAAGAGCAAACCACTTACAAAGAGGCTCAAATTCATATTCATACCCATGATATTAAGAGTTTTTTACGGGACTGGATGCCTAATAAATTTGGCGATGACCTCTCCAGCTTTCGTCAAACGATAAAAAAAGTCAAAGAGAGTAAAAAACCTCTAAAAGCGATTGAAATGGGTGTTGCTGGAATGTCTTTACGAGGGGTTGCCCCCGTGCTAAAAGAGACAGAGTACCTAGGCTCGGTTGAATTTATCAACTCCTTTGATGCGGTTGTGGTCAATGCCAAAAAAGATTTGGGTGCCAGTGTGATGTTTCTTACCGATAAAAAGCTTCTTAACCTTAGCGCAACCGCCAAAGATGCACTTTTGGCAAAAGACACTGCCCTTTCACAAAAAAAAGAGATAAGCAATATCAAGCTCTTTGAAGAAATTAAAGAGCTTAACCTAGCCTCAATGGGTGCACGCTTTACCACACAAAATTATTTTGTAGTCAGAGAAGAGCTCCTCTCGTTTGATGGAAGCAGAGCAGGTGAAGTACTGATTGCCAAAGAGTTAGAAGCTGTTAAAGCCGTTGTGCACGAAGCGCAATATGTATTAATTAAGCAATTACTGATTATGGGTGTAGTCACTAGCTTCATTATGGCAATGCTGATTCTTGCCTTAAACAAAATGGTCATCACCCCTATTCAAGAGCTAAAACAAAGAGCGGAAAATCTCTCCAGTGGCGATGGAGACTTAACCAAAAAAATGGAAATTAAAAGCGGTGATGAGATAGGTCAAACCTCAAAAGCTTTTAATCTTTTCATTGACAAAGTACGTACAACCGTAAGCCTTGCTAAATCTTCAAGCAATGAGAATGCCTCTGTAGCCAATGAACTAAGCTCCACCGCATTAGAAGTGGGTAAACGTGCCGAAGAGACTGCACTCATCGTAAATGACACGCATCACATGTCCCAAAGTATGAAAGAAGAACTCGCCAACTCTTTGCAAAAAGCAGAAGCATCCAAAGAAGAAATCAACACAGCACACGCCAAATTAATTCAGGCAAAAGAGCAGATTCTCAAAATGGCAGCACAAGTCCAATCCAATGCGCATATTGAAATCGAACTGGCACGTCAAATTTCACAACTCAGTCAAGATGCCGATCAAGTCAAAGGTGTTCTAACGGTTATTTCTGACATCGCAGATCAAACCAATCTTCTAGCCCTTAACGCTGCCATTGAAGCCGCAAGGGCTGGAGAGCATGGTAGAGGATTTGCTGTTGTTGCTGATGAAGTAAGAAACCTCGCAGAACGCACACAAAAAAGTTTAACAGAGATTAATGCAACCATTAATGTGATTGTTCAAGCCATCAATGATGCGAGTGATCATATGAATACCAACTCAAAAAGTATGGAAAACTTAACACTCATTGCCTCAAGCGTTGAGCAAAATATTACAGAGACAACCATTATCATGGATAATGCCACCCTTTCAAGTGAGCATACCGTACAAGATTATGTTCAAACAGGAAAGAAAATTGATGCCATTGTCACAAAAATTGAACAAATCAACACCATTACCCTTAGCAATACCCGTAGCATGGAAGAGGTCAGTGGCGCAACCGATCATCTGAGCGGCTTAACTGAAAATCTTAACAGTGTGTTGGGAAATTTTAGAACCTAA
- a CDS encoding biotin-dependent carboxyltransferase family protein has product MNGFSVENAGLQSSIQDAGRRGFGDIGLTQSGAMDELAFAYANMLVGNPFNTPVIEIALGGLALKAHGVIRIAVCGAAMNLTCKGKPLALWQTHTLQKGDVLSFAFASDAQFAYLAVQGGFQTPYAYGSFSTSLKEGLGGIEGRKLKAGDFLDVKETTVCHEVRKLKSIFIPTYSDEITLRLLKGYQEALFTKEAQKTFFSTAYTFKGEGDRMGYRLSGEKVVPRTSGILSEPICYGAVQVPSHGEPIVLLKERQTIGGYPKIGSVIAVDCFKLAQLKAGGRVRFCEVSLEEAQEATQTFYRFCEEVGAD; this is encoded by the coding sequence ATGAATGGCTTTAGTGTTGAAAATGCAGGTCTTCAAAGCTCCATTCAAGATGCAGGGCGCAGAGGTTTTGGTGACATTGGCTTAACCCAAAGTGGGGCAATGGATGAACTCGCATTTGCCTATGCTAATATGTTGGTTGGAAACCCTTTTAACACCCCTGTGATTGAAATTGCTTTGGGTGGTTTGGCTTTAAAGGCGCACGGAGTGATACGTATAGCTGTATGTGGTGCTGCGATGAATCTTACATGTAAAGGCAAACCGTTGGCGTTGTGGCAAACCCACACGCTTCAAAAAGGCGATGTGTTATCGTTTGCTTTTGCCAGTGATGCTCAGTTTGCTTACCTTGCCGTGCAAGGAGGTTTTCAAACCCCTTATGCGTATGGGAGTTTTTCAACCAGTTTGAAGGAGGGATTAGGAGGGATTGAGGGGCGTAAACTCAAGGCAGGCGATTTTCTTGACGTGAAGGAAACAACGGTATGCCATGAAGTGCGAAAACTCAAAAGTATTTTTATTCCTACCTATTCTGATGAAATAACCCTGCGTCTTCTTAAGGGGTATCAAGAAGCACTCTTTACCAAAGAGGCGCAAAAAACTTTTTTTAGTACGGCTTATACTTTTAAAGGCGAGGGTGATCGCATGGGGTATCGTTTGAGTGGGGAAAAGGTGGTACCACGCACGAGTGGTATTCTCTCTGAACCTATTTGTTACGGTGCGGTGCAAGTGCCAAGTCATGGCGAGCCCATTGTGCTTTTAAAAGAGCGTCAAACCATAGGAGGGTATCCCAAAATTGGTTCTGTCATTGCTGTGGATTGTTTTAAATTGGCGCAATTAAAAGCAGGGGGTAGGGTTCGTTTTTGTGAGGTTTCCCTTGAAGAAGCACAAGAAGCTACCCAAACATTTTATAGGTTTTGTGAAGAAGTAGGCGCAGACTAA
- the tpx gene encoding thiol peroxidase, with product MATTKLKGNLVTLTGKELNVGDSAPSVTVVAKDLSEISVGGKSDKAQLIVIVPSLDTAVCAQETRTFNTKAAAMSEARVVVVSMDLPFAMGRFCTTEGIENLQVGSDFRARALAEAYGVLIQDGPLQGLSARAIFIVDTHGKIAYKEICPEITEEPNYEAALCALESLTGKKGCGCHTK from the coding sequence ATGGCAACAACCAAGCTCAAAGGCAATCTCGTTACCCTCACAGGGAAAGAACTAAACGTAGGCGATAGTGCACCTAGTGTAACTGTGGTCGCAAAAGATTTAAGTGAAATTAGCGTTGGTGGAAAAAGTGATAAAGCACAACTGATTGTTATTGTTCCCTCATTGGACACAGCAGTCTGTGCACAAGAAACCCGTACATTTAACACAAAAGCAGCGGCAATGAGCGAAGCACGTGTTGTGGTTGTTTCTATGGATTTACCTTTTGCAATGGGTCGTTTTTGTACCACAGAGGGCATTGAAAATCTACAAGTGGGTAGTGACTTTAGAGCAAGAGCATTGGCGGAGGCGTATGGCGTTTTGATTCAAGATGGTCCGCTTCAAGGTCTAAGCGCTCGTGCTATTTTCATTGTTGATACACATGGTAAAATTGCGTACAAAGAGATTTGTCCTGAAATTACAGAAGAACCAAACTATGAAGCAGCACTGTGTGCGCTTGAATCACTTACGGGTAAAAAAGGGTGTGGTTGCCACACCAAATAA
- the pxpB gene encoding 5-oxoprolinase subunit PxpB encodes MSRTYVIASESCVIVYFGDKIDPSLSQEVQKAYFALKKAEIEGFYEVIPSYASLMVCYDVLRFDFKSACEALERILQGAEACALTPSKRVKIPVYYGEEVGLDLALLAEEKSLSVEEIIALHVNEIYTVYAIGFAPGFAYLGELDARLATARLSNPRKAVPKGSVAIADRQCAVYPAQSPGGWKILGRTPMAMFDATYEGLSLLHVGDTVCYEPISKEEFLRLGGVL; translated from the coding sequence GTGAGCCGTACGTATGTTATTGCTTCTGAATCGTGTGTGATTGTCTATTTTGGGGACAAAATTGATCCTTCTCTTTCACAGGAGGTTCAAAAAGCTTATTTTGCATTGAAAAAGGCGGAAATTGAGGGGTTTTATGAAGTGATTCCCTCGTATGCCTCGTTAATGGTTTGTTATGATGTTTTACGCTTTGATTTTAAAAGTGCGTGCGAGGCGTTAGAGCGGATTTTGCAAGGAGCAGAAGCCTGTGCATTGACTCCGTCTAAACGTGTGAAGATTCCTGTGTATTATGGAGAAGAGGTTGGGCTTGATTTAGCCCTTTTAGCGGAAGAAAAATCTTTGAGTGTGGAAGAGATTATTGCTTTACATGTAAACGAAATTTACACGGTTTATGCGATTGGTTTTGCCCCTGGGTTTGCGTATTTAGGAGAGCTTGATGCCCGTTTGGCAACCGCAAGACTTTCAAACCCTCGAAAAGCCGTTCCCAAAGGCAGTGTGGCTATTGCCGATCGGCAGTGTGCGGTTTATCCTGCTCAAAGTCCTGGTGGGTGGAAAATCTTAGGACGAACACCTATGGCAATGTTTGATGCAACGTATGAGGGATTATCGCTTTTACATGTAGGTGATACGGTGTGTTACGAGCCGATTTCTAAAGAGGAATTTTTACGCTTAGGCGGTGTGTTATGA
- a CDS encoding EAL domain-containing protein, with the protein MESRKKEYVKLGIPFICAVLPLYATLWYNYYLASYVLLTLLSASSFVYVGKLRYSHKKFKHRLKSNLYTDFNTRLPNRLQFLKDARSLNPSIDSTLILINIDSFQTTNNFYGHAFGDAFLRTIAHWLKNNLPPVEATLYKCEADIYAIFIGVPFNEYNLKKYLKKISMKITKEHILCRGIEIDTTLSIGAVQGRKNLLKLSSIACKEARNKRISYVIYDKSSYKEKEYHHNITMNHILKEALSKNRIVPFFQPIINLKTKKIEKFETLMRIQKEDGNHYLPCEFLEIAKHSKIYSKLSMALIQKAFETFQISSNSFSINLSYLDMTNSVTKAFIFEKLEEFNVGSWVIFEILESDGIENYEAIASFIDEVKAYGVTIAIDDFGSGYSNFERMTQLRVDYIKIDGSLIKNLDRNEETKIIVKNIVNFAKELGIKTIAEYVHSQSILACVKELGVDYAQGYYIGKPCAHLTPLPQNT; encoded by the coding sequence GTGGAGTCACGTAAAAAAGAGTATGTTAAACTAGGAATTCCTTTTATATGTGCCGTACTTCCACTTTACGCTACACTTTGGTATAACTACTATCTTGCTTCGTATGTGCTTCTTACACTTCTAAGTGCTAGCAGCTTTGTGTATGTTGGAAAATTACGCTACAGCCATAAAAAATTTAAACATCGTCTTAAAAGCAATCTCTACACGGATTTTAACACCCGCCTTCCAAACCGCTTACAATTTTTAAAAGATGCACGAAGCCTCAATCCTTCTATAGATTCAACCCTAATTTTAATTAATATTGACTCTTTTCAAACCACCAATAATTTCTACGGTCATGCGTTTGGCGATGCCTTTTTAAGAACCATTGCGCATTGGCTTAAAAACAACCTCCCTCCCGTTGAAGCCACACTCTATAAGTGTGAAGCTGATATTTATGCTATTTTTATTGGAGTACCCTTTAATGAGTACAATCTTAAAAAATACCTCAAAAAAATCTCCATGAAAATCACCAAAGAGCATATTCTCTGTCGTGGTATAGAGATTGACACAACCTTGAGTATTGGCGCTGTACAAGGAAGAAAAAACCTTTTAAAACTCTCTTCCATTGCCTGTAAAGAGGCCAGAAATAAACGTATTTCTTACGTCATTTACGATAAAAGTTCGTATAAAGAGAAAGAGTATCATCACAATATTACGATGAATCACATCTTAAAAGAGGCTCTTTCAAAAAACCGCATTGTGCCTTTTTTTCAGCCCATCATCAATCTCAAGACAAAAAAAATTGAAAAATTTGAAACCTTAATGCGCATTCAAAAAGAAGATGGAAACCACTACCTGCCTTGTGAGTTTTTAGAGATTGCAAAACACTCTAAAATTTACTCAAAGCTTTCTATGGCACTGATTCAAAAAGCCTTTGAAACCTTTCAAATCTCTTCAAACAGCTTCTCCATTAATCTTTCGTATCTTGATATGACCAACAGTGTCACCAAAGCGTTTATCTTTGAAAAACTTGAAGAATTTAATGTCGGCTCATGGGTCATTTTTGAAATTTTAGAAAGCGATGGTATTGAAAATTATGAAGCGATTGCCTCTTTTATTGATGAAGTTAAAGCCTACGGTGTGACGATTGCTATTGATGATTTTGGCTCAGGCTATTCCAATTTTGAACGCATGACACAATTGCGTGTGGATTATATTAAAATTGACGGAAGTTTGATTAAAAATCTGGATAGAAATGAAGAGACAAAAATTATTGTTAAAAACATTGTCAATTTTGCAAAAGAACTTGGCATTAAAACCATTGCTGAATATGTCCATTCCCAAAGTATCCTTGCATGCGTTAAAGAGCTTGGCGTTGATTATGCGCAAGGCTATTACATAGGAAAGCCCTGCGCACATCTTACACCACTTCCCCAAAACACGTGA